A genomic stretch from Schistosoma haematobium chromosome 4, whole genome shotgun sequence includes:
- a CDS encoding hypothetical protein (EggNog:ENOG410V88K~COG:C) — translation MVDEDSDDYESLPSTSPLPQHMFAGACAGIMEHIVMYPVDCVKTRMQCLRPVGCSNYPGLLTGLYRLILQEGVPGSLKGSGAVIWGAGPAHAAYFGCYEKVKSTLATAPIGSTHVNHMIAGTCATLLHDAIMTPADAVKQRLQIYNSPYHNTFDCLRRVCLTEGLGVLYRAYFTQLSMNIPYQTIHFVCYEHAQSLINPNRQYLPWTHVVSGGIAGCFAAAFTNPLDVCKTLLNTQDRCFQKNICLGHFTQSSNPEFRGLFGTAIYVYQMTGLRGFTRGISARILTAVPGTALSWSVYEYFKWRLKARTKALGSDFGETSGGNSVHNIEILPMEKMRVTASSKWIPDSTDLTYTATVNTTSGRSSLQENTR, via the exons GATTCCGATGATTATGAGTCCTTACCCAGTACTAGTCCACTGCCACAACACATGTTTGCAGGTGCATGTGCAGGTATAATGGAACATATTGTCATGTATCCTGTCGACTGTGTTAAA ACTCGAATGCAGTGTCTGAGGCCTGTTGGTTGCTCTAATTACCCAGGTTTACTAACTGGTCTGTATCGTCTAATCCTTCAGGAAGGAGTACCAGGGTCGCTAAAAGGTAGTGGTGCAGTGATCTGGGGTGCTGGTCCGGCGCACGCTGCTTATTTTGGATGCTATGAAAAAGTGAAGTCAACCTTAGCTACAGCTCCCATAGGATCGACCCATGTAAATCATATGATAGCTGGGACTTGTGCAACTTTACTGCACGATGCTATCATGACTCCTGCAGATG CTGTGAAACAACGTCTGCAAATTTACAATAGTCCTTACCACAACACTTTTGATTGTCTCCGTCGAGTGTGTTTAACAGAAGGACTCGGCGTATTGTACAGAGCTTATTTTACACAATTATCCATGAATATACCTTATCAGacaattcattttgtttgttaTGAACATGCTCAGAGTCTAATAAATCCAAATCGTCAGTATTTACCTTGGACTCACGTTGTATCCGGAGGTATAGCTGGTTGTTTTGCTGCTGCTTTCACAAATCCGTTAGATGTTTGTAAAACTTTACTGAATACACAG GATCGGTGTTTTCAAAAGAATATATGTCTTGGTCACTTCACACAGTCATCTAATCCTGAATTCCGAGGTTTGTTTGGCACAGCGATATATGTATACCAAATGACTGGTTTAAGAGGATTCACTAGAGGTATAAGTGCTCGAATCCTAACAGCTGTTCCCGGCACTGCTTTATCCTGGTCagtttatgaatattttaaatggCGGTTAAAAGCACGAACGAAAGCTTTAGGATCTGATTTTGGTGAGACTAGTGGTGGTAACAGTGTTCATAATATTGAAATTTTACCCATGGAAAAAATGCGTGTAACCGCCAGTTCCAAATGGATTCCTGATTCCACTGATTTGACATACACAGCAACAGTTAATACTACAAGTGGACGATCAAGTTTACAAGAGAACACTAGATAA